In the Pseudomonas sp. DTU_2021_1001937_2_SI_NGA_ILE_001 genome, one interval contains:
- a CDS encoding arsenic resistance protein, translating to MQAVRDALENRQVTIYFVAVLLAAVLAWQLPGTEALEAAVEPALAFMLLVTFLQVPLVELRQAFTRLRFIGALLTANFIVVPLLVWALLPLVPADPLVRLGVLLVLLAPCIDYVVTFTQLGRGDARLLLAATPVLLVVQMLALPLYLEALLGEMATGVIHAGPFLQAFAWLIALPLLLAAALQWLGRRSRAMAGVNLGLGLCPVPATALVLLIVIAATGPRIEAALPSALAVLPVYLAFALITPLLGACVARAWRLDAAAGRAVLFSAATRNSLVVLPLALAVPGAIPVLPAVIITQTLVELCAELVYVRLAPRLGRQGRSQAN from the coding sequence ATGCAAGCTGTCCGGGATGCTCTGGAAAACCGTCAGGTCACCATTTACTTCGTCGCCGTGCTGCTGGCGGCTGTGCTGGCCTGGCAACTGCCGGGCACCGAGGCGCTGGAGGCGGCTGTCGAGCCGGCACTGGCCTTCATGCTGCTGGTGACCTTTCTGCAGGTGCCACTGGTCGAACTGCGCCAGGCCTTTACTCGGCTGCGCTTCATCGGCGCGCTGCTGACCGCCAATTTCATCGTCGTGCCGTTGCTGGTGTGGGCGCTGCTGCCGCTGGTGCCGGCCGACCCTCTGGTGCGCCTGGGTGTGCTGCTGGTGTTACTGGCACCGTGCATCGACTATGTGGTGACTTTCACCCAACTGGGACGCGGCGACGCACGGCTGCTGCTGGCCGCCACCCCAGTGCTGCTGGTGGTGCAGATGCTGGCACTGCCGCTGTACCTGGAGGCCCTGCTGGGCGAGATGGCCACCGGAGTCATTCATGCCGGGCCGTTCCTGCAGGCCTTCGCCTGGCTGATCGCACTGCCGTTGCTGCTGGCCGCCGCCCTGCAATGGCTGGGCCGGCGCAGCCGTGCGATGGCGGGCGTCAATCTCGGCCTGGGGCTGTGCCCGGTACCCGCCACGGCGCTGGTGCTGCTCATCGTGATCGCCGCAACCGGGCCGCGTATCGAAGCCGCACTGCCCAGCGCGCTGGCGGTGTTGCCGGTGTACCTGGCGTTCGCGCTCATCACCCCGTTGCTCGGCGCCTGTGTGGCACGGGCCTGGCGCCTCGACGCGGCAGCGGGCAGGGCGGTGCTGTTCAGTGCCGCGACACGTAATTCCCTGGTGGTGCTGCCGCTGGCCCTGGCGGTGCCGGGAGCGATTCCGGTGCTGCCGGCGGTGATCATCACCCAGACCCTGGTGGAATTGTGCGCCGAGCTGGTCTATGTGCGCCTGGCGCCGCGCCTCGGTCGCCAGGGCAGGTCTCAGGCCAACTGA